The Thalassomonas actiniarum genome contains the following window.
ACATCCCGACCACGGCGTCACCACCAAGTTCTACCTGCCCGAAGACGCCAAAATCACCCTGGACGCCAAACGTTATAAAACCGACGCCCAGGGCAACTACCGCCTGGTCTACAGCGGCAGGGACGCGCAAAAAGGCCGCAATATCAACGGATTGGTTTTTGAAGTACCGCTAGACTTTATCACCCAAAAGCCGCAAAGCGACCGTATCGTACGCATCTGGGGAGAAAGCTGGGTCTCTAAGGCATCGAGCAAAATTGCCCATTATGCCCCCTCCTTCTGGCAAAACCTGTGGCTGGGCATCGCCAGCTTTTTCGGCAACGATCCCACCGCACAGGAATTTAACGATAACGATGCCAACTACAACCGGGTCGATACCGTGGGGGTGCCTTTCCTTGATGCCGGCTTAAGCGAGCGTTATGACGACAGAAACATCGGCGCCAACAACCTCAAGTTATCCCTGCATTTTGTCAAACGCTTCGGCCATCTCGGCTGGGGTTTTGGCCCTTCGGTGACGGCGCTGGGCATAGACACCTGTTTCGACCACGACAACTCAAAGGTTTCCGTGTATAAAACCTATAAACTGGCCACCAAGGCCTTCCCGCGGGCAAAAAAATGCTTCTTCCAGGAGCTGAACATGCCGGATGACAGCTGGAACAATTCCGGCAAAGACATACCGCTTCGGCGCACCTTTGAACTCTTTATTCCCAACCTGACCTCCATCGACATGGACACCACAGGCACCTGGCCCTTTGGCCGCCGCTTTGAAGATCAGGTAGCCACCCGCTTCCTGTCGACCTTTTTAGATATGAAATCAGGCTGCGGCGGACAAAAATGTAATGTCGAAACCCTGGGGGATCTAAGCTTATGGGACAAGGCCCCGGTAATGCCGAAAAACCCGCCCAACCCGCTGTTTAACGACGCCCCGTTTAGCAATAGCTTTCCTTATATGCCCCCGCCCTGGCCCGGCGGCGATATCCAGGAGGAAGAATATGAATATCGCAACAGATAGCACTGCCGGTGGCCAAAATGATGCCTGATAAAATTTTACTCAAAGCACCTGGGGGAATAAGCCGCCTTATTCCCCGGCTGCTGCCTCCTTTATGCTTATGTATGATCACGGCGCTGCTAAGCGCCTGCAGCGAACCTGTTGTCAGCGCGTATCAGCAAGATATGCAGCAATTGCAGCAAAATATTGCCAAACTCAACGCCCAGCTCGGGCTTGAGACTGACGATAAAAATAGCAATGAAAATACCGAGAAGGAAGCTGCAAACAAAAACACAGCAAACATCCCGCCACCGGCCATCATCCAGGCCCCGGGGCAGCTGCTGATCAAACTCAGTGAGCTCTACCATAAAAAAGCCGTACTCACCGGCAGGTATCAGGATTATCAGAAACTTGAGTTATTACTCAATAAGATGTCCGGTCAACTAAATAATCCGCCGGCGCTGCGTTATGCCAAAGCCAACTTTAATGCCGGCATGCACAGGTTCGATAATGCCATCAGCTTGCTTGATAGCTTACCGCCACAGGCACAAGAGAGCACACCGGTACGGGCATTACGCCTTGATATTGCCCTGCAACTTGGCCAGTACCGCCAGGCAGAAAGCCAGTTACAGGCCTTGATAGCAGATGCCCCCGGCTGGGAAAACCTGGTCCGCCTCGCCCACTACTCCCTTAATACCGGAGAGCCTGACCGGGCCAGAGCCTTGTATCAGCAAGCCGGAGAGATGCTTTCCGCCAAACAGCTTTATCAATATGCCTGGGTCAAGCTGCAACAAGGCTTGCTGGAGTTAGAACAGGAAAACTATGATCTGGCGCTGGCGTTTTATCAAACCGCCGACCGCGCCTATTCCGGCTACTGGCTGATTGAAGAACACATCGCCGAAATACTCACCCTGACGGGGAAAAAGCAAGAGGCCGAAGGCATGTACCGGGCACTGGTGTCTGAAAACCCCAACCCGGAATTAAAACTGGCGCTGGCAGACTTGCTGCTTGAGCAAAACGGACAGACGGAAGAAGCCGAGCAATTGCACAATGAAGCCATGGCAGAGTTTACCCTCAGACAGCAAATGTACCCCGAAGCCGCCGCCGGACATTTTGTCGAACGCCTGCTCACCCTGGAGCAAACCCACCCGGCACTGCTGAGCAGCGCCCAGCTCAACTTCAATGCCCGTCCCAATGCCGACAGCAAAACCCTGCTGGCGAAAAGCTACC
Protein-coding sequences here:
- a CDS encoding tetratricopeptide repeat protein; its protein translation is MMPDKILLKAPGGISRLIPRLLPPLCLCMITALLSACSEPVVSAYQQDMQQLQQNIAKLNAQLGLETDDKNSNENTEKEAANKNTANIPPPAIIQAPGQLLIKLSELYHKKAVLTGRYQDYQKLELLLNKMSGQLNNPPALRYAKANFNAGMHRFDNAISLLDSLPPQAQESTPVRALRLDIALQLGQYRQAESQLQALIADAPGWENLVRLAHYSLNTGEPDRARALYQQAGEMLSAKQLYQYAWVKLQQGLLELEQENYDLALAFYQTADRAYSGYWLIEEHIAEILTLTGKKQEAEGMYRALVSENPNPELKLALADLLLEQNGQTEEAEQLHNEAMAEFTLRQQMYPEAAAGHFVERLLTLEQTHPALLSSAQLNFNARPNADSKTLLAKSYLKLGQTKQAEQLYRQILSTPWRNPGIEELARGLEKTLE